The proteins below come from a single bacterium genomic window:
- a CDS encoding DUF58 domain-containing protein, with translation MEIKARLVVEGFITGLHKSPYHGFSVEFAEHRQYMPGDEIRTIDWKVYGRTSRYYVKRYEEETNLKTYILLDTSGSMTFASSAITKLEYSSYLAASLAYLMIHQKDATGLVLFDKKIRKYMPPRATMGYLRILEENLQNIRDHEDTDLAPTLHEIAERIKRRGLIILISDLFDDPQKIMAGLKHFRHRRHEVIVFHVLDPQERELAYSGDVVFEDIETKERITTQPWHIRSSYREQMQAFIESYRKECRENKIDYVLLDTRTSFDVALLEYLTQRAKIGG, from the coding sequence ATGGAAATTAAAGCGCGATTGGTCGTCGAGGGTTTCATCACCGGTTTGCACAAAAGCCCCTATCACGGTTTCAGTGTCGAGTTCGCAGAACACCGGCAATATATGCCCGGCGATGAAATTCGTACTATTGACTGGAAAGTGTACGGCCGTACTTCGCGTTATTACGTTAAACGCTATGAAGAAGAGACAAATCTTAAAACCTATATCCTTCTGGACACAAGCGGATCCATGACGTTTGCTTCCTCAGCGATCACTAAACTTGAATACAGTTCGTATCTTGCCGCATCGCTCGCCTATTTGATGATTCATCAAAAGGATGCAACGGGTTTGGTGTTGTTTGACAAGAAGATCAGGAAGTATATGCCGCCCCGCGCGACGATGGGGTATTTAAGAATATTAGAAGAGAATCTGCAGAACATTCGGGACCATGAGGACACTGACCTGGCGCCGACCTTACATGAAATTGCTGAGCGTATTAAAAGGCGCGGGCTAATTATCCTGATCAGTGATCTTTTTGACGATCCGCAGAAGATTATGGCCGGACTAAAACATTTTCGCCATCGCAGGCATGAAGTGATTGTTTTTCATGTTTTGGATCCGCAGGAGCGCGAACTGGCTTACAGCGGCGACGTGGTGTTTGAAGATATAGAAACCAAGGAACGTATCACTACACAGCCGTGGCATATACGATCCAGCTACCGCGAACAGATGCAGGCATTTATCGAAAGCTACCGAAAAGAATGCCGTGAAAATAAAATTGACTATGTTTTGCTCGATACGCGCACTTCGTTTGACGTTGCGCTACTGGAATATCTGACCCAACGAGCAAAGATCGGCGGATAA